The Phaenicophaeus curvirostris isolate KB17595 chromosome 25, BPBGC_Pcur_1.0, whole genome shotgun sequence genome has a segment encoding these proteins:
- the LOC138730782 gene encoding G protein-activated inward rectifier potassium channel 4-like — protein MVLPCAHNSIGVRLAPDELRGRSNSIPLAQTPTAKHMLAYLPRPPSDTSRYGTFPQEPEPPDAPVVEESQPKADAGAAQMPNCPSPPRRGGGIVSSVASLPPSRGSVAAHHRPSDPSRWYPQQALSVPNIPSSVRGKSPAAEGPQSRRRKLLEDDGPVMQAGKRQRQRYVTKVGKCQVNLGNIQEKKRFLSDIFTTIVDLKYRWFLFVFMMCYIVTWVVFGTIYFFDAWARGDVWHRGDPDWPACIENVDGFISALLFSVESQRTIGYGSRMVTANCAEGVILLMAQSIVGSMIDALMVGCMFVKISRPKKRAQTLIFSKNCVISRRDEKLCLMFRVGDLRESHMVDAKIRAKLIKSRQTAEGEFIPLEQSELNLGYDTGEDRLFLVEPQIICHVINAHSPFWDLSAESLRREQFEIIIILEGIVEATGMTCQARTSYTEDEILWGYRFEPCMSLEKGAFRVDYSRFDMTFEVQTPAASAKELQELEQRELPALSLRWDPRSEDAFTEGSRDALPERGTGVGGTGWPSVPMVGGGMGWPSIPVVGGGTGWPSVPVVGGGCPAEGPVPTVP, from the exons ATGGTGCTGCCCTGCGCCCACAACAGCATCGGCGTCCGGCTGGCCCCCGACGAGCTGCGTGGCCGCAGCAACTCCATCCCGCTGGCGCAAACCCCCACCGCCAAGCACATGCTGGCTTATCTGCCCCGGCCACCCTCCGACACCAGCCGGTACGGCACCTTCCCCCAGGAG CCCGAACCCCCGGACGCGCCTGTGGTGGAGGAGAGCCAGCCGAAAGCCGACGCCGGCGCTGCCCAGATGCCAAACTGCCCGTCCCCGCCTCGCCGCGGCGGCGGCATCGTCTCCAGCGTGGCGTCCCTGCCGCCGAGCCGCGGCAGCGTGGCCGCCCATCACCGGCCCAGCGACCCGTCCCGCTGGTACCCGCAGCAGGCGCTGAGCGTGCCCAACATCCCCAGCTCGGTGCGCGGCAAGAGCCCCGCCGCCGAGGGGCCGCAGAGCCGGCGCCGCAAGCTGCTGGAGGACGACGGGCCGGTGATGCAAGCCGGCAAGCGGCAGCGGCAACGCTACGTCACCAAGGTGGGCAAGTGCCAGGTGAACCTGGGCAACATCCAGGAGAAGAAGCGCTTCCTCTCGGACATCTTCACCACCATCGTGGACCTCAAGTACCGCTGGTTCCTCTTCGTCTTCATGATGTGCTACATCGTCACCTGGGTGGTGTTTGGCACCATCTATTTCTTTGACGCCTGGGCACGGGGGGACGTCTGGCACCGGGGCGACCCCGACTGGCCGGCGTGCATCGAGAACGTGGACGGCTTCATCTCCGCTTTGCTCTTCTCGGTGGAAAGCCAGCGGACCATCGGCTACGGCTCCCGCATGGTGACGGCCAACTGCGCCGAGGGCGTCATCCTGCTGATGGCGCAGTCCATCGTCGGCTCCATGATCGACGCCCTGATGGTGGGATGCATGTTCGTCAAGATCTCCCGGCCCAAGAAGCGCGCCCAGACCCTCATCTTCAGCAAGAACTGTGTCATCTCCCGCCGGGACGAGAAGCTCTGCCTGATGTTCCGTGTGGGGGACCTGCGGGAGAGCCACATGGTGGATGCCAAGATCCGAGCCAAGCTGATCAAGTCCCGGCAGACGGCCGAGGGGGAATTCATCCCGCTGGAGCAGTCGGAGCTGAACCTGGGGTACGACACCGGGGAGGACCGCCTGTTCCTGGTGGAGCCCCAGATCATCTGCCACGTCATCAACGCCCACAGCCCCTTCTGGGACCTGTCGGCCGAGTCACTGCGCCGGGAGCAgtttgaaatcatcatcatcctcGAGGGCATCGTGGAAGCCACAG GAATGACGTGCCAAGCCCGCACCTCGTACACGGAGGACGAGATCCTCTGGGGGTACCGCTTCGAGCCCTGCATGTCCCTGGAGAAAGGAGCCTTCAGGGTGGACTACAGCCGCTTCGACATGACCTTCGAGGTGCAGACGCCGGCGGCCAGCGccaaggagctgcaggagctggagcagcgGGAGCTCCCCGCGCTCAGCCTCCGCTGGGACCCTCGCAGCGAGGACGCCTTCACCGAGGGCAGCCGGGACGCGCTGCCGGAGCGGGGGACGGGGGTTGGTGGGACGGGGTGGCCGTCCGTCCCCATGGtgggtggtgggatggggtggccGTCCATCCCCGTGGTGGGTGGTGGGACGGGGTGGCCGTCCGTCCCCGTGGTGGGCGGTGGGTGCCCAGCGGAGGGTCCGGTGCCAACAGTGCCATAG
- the CLDN25 gene encoding putative claudin-25 produces MAGSWWARLQAGGLLLAVLGWVSSCVTTFVPLWKNLSLDLNEMEVWTMGLWQVCIIQEEGAVECRAHGSFLALPPELRISRLLMCLSNGLGLLGALLAALGLEGWRACEDRPRLKRRLLLAGGAAFCVAGMATLAPVSWVAYNTVLDFWDDSVPDIVPRWEFGEATFLGWFAGAFLASGGLLLACSARSIRTASPPAPACHQLPTTRCPAGGHPSHLKNADLVI; encoded by the coding sequence ATGGCCGGGAGCTGGTGGGCCAGGCTGCAGGCtggggggctgctgctggccgtCCTCGGCTGGGTCTCCTCCTGCGTCACCACCTTCGTCCCGCTCTGGAAGAACCTCAGCCTGGACCTGAATGAGATGGAGGTCTGGACCATGGGGCTCTGGCAGGTCTGCATCATCCAAGAGGAGGGCGCGGTAGAGTGTCGAGCCCACGGCTCCTTCCTGGCGCTGCCCCCCGAGCTGCGCATCTCTCGCCTCCTGATGTGCCTCTCCaatgggctggggctgctgggggccCTCCTCGCCGccctggggctggagggctGGAGAGCCTGCGAGGACAGACCCCGGCTCAAGCGGCGGCTCCTGCTCGCCGGGGGAGCAGCGTTCTGCGTGGCGGGGATGGCCACCCTGGCCCCGGTCTCCTGGGTTGCCTACAACACCGTCCTCGACTTCTGGGATGACAGCGTCCCCGACATCGTCCCCCGGTGGGAATTCGGGGAGGCCACCTTCCTGGGGTGGTTTGCCGGAGCCTTCCTGGCCTCTGGAGGGCTGCTCCTGGCCTGCAGCGCCCGCTCCATCAGGACGGCATCGCCGCCGGCCCCCGCCTGCCACCAGCTCCCCACCACGCGGTGTCCAGCCGGGGGACACCCCTCACACCTGAAAAACGCAGACCTGGTCATCTAG